One region of Chitinophaga varians genomic DNA includes:
- the rplR gene encoding 50S ribosomal protein L18: MSTKVSRREKIRYRIRKKISGTAKTPRLSVFRSNSDIYVQLIDDTNGTTLASASSRDKDIKAQSGTKSEKSRLVGMALAQKATALGLTTCVFDRSGYLYHGRIKSVADGAREGGLQF; this comes from the coding sequence ATGAGCACAAAAGTTAGCAGAAGGGAAAAGATCCGCTACCGCATCCGTAAAAAGATCTCCGGTACTGCCAAAACACCAAGATTATCTGTATTTCGCAGCAACAGCGATATCTACGTACAGCTGATCGATGATACCAACGGTACTACCCTGGCATCCGCTTCTTCCCGTGATAAAGATATCAAAGCGCAATCCGGTACCAAATCCGAGAAATCCAGACTGGTAGGTATGGCCCTGGCTCAGAAAGCCACCGCTTTAGGCCTCACTACCTGCGTTTTCGACAGAAGTGGGTACTTATACCATGGCCGCATTAAAAGTGTAGCTGACGGAGCAAGAGAAGGTGGTCTCCAGTTCTAA